In a single window of the Melioribacteraceae bacterium genome:
- a CDS encoding transcriptional repressor, whose amino-acid sequence MTREAAYEELRSFLKRAEHRLTPERFEVLDYAIDFDGHFGADDLYIKMKNANSNISRATIYNTIDLLANCGILSKRNFGENKTRFESNIGKKSHDHLICVNCGAIKEFTEPRLEKIINEVSNEIGFDVSGYSFNIFGKCSNPNCRENSNKSSSINPVKF is encoded by the coding sequence ATGACTAGAGAAGCAGCATATGAAGAATTAAGAAGTTTTTTAAAAAGAGCTGAACATCGCCTAACACCTGAAAGATTTGAGGTTCTTGATTACGCTATCGATTTTGATGGGCATTTTGGGGCTGATGATTTATACATTAAAATGAAAAATGCAAACTCCAATATTTCCAGAGCTACTATTTACAATACGATTGACTTACTGGCGAATTGTGGCATTTTATCCAAACGAAATTTCGGCGAAAACAAAACCCGTTTTGAATCTAATATTGGTAAAAAATCGCACGATCATTTAATCTGTGTAAATTGTGGAGCAATAAAAGAATTTACAGAACCACGATTGGAAAAAATTATAAACGAAGTATCAAATGAAATTGGATTTGATGTATCGGGATACTCATTCAATATATTCGGCAAGTGCTCAAACCCAAATTGCCGAGAAAATTCTAATAAGTCCTCATCAATAAATCCAGTGAAATTTTAA
- a CDS encoding SDR family NAD(P)-dependent oxidoreductase, translating to MKKDSLAIVTGASRGIGRAISLRLAHEGYDLALFGRSEELLSSLTNEISKYGREAVYFAGDVSNSMFVNESVNQVTLQFGKIDILVNNAGVAIFKTFMESSLDDFKAQINTNLYGVYNFTKAVLPNMIEKKGGTIINISSLAGKNAFVGGTMYAASKHALMGFTKSLMLEVRNHNIRVAAVCPGSVGTEMLAGTPLEPENLSKVLTPDDVAQTVSAIIQLPPHALISEVEVRPTNPR from the coding sequence ATGAAAAAAGATTCATTGGCTATAGTAACCGGTGCGAGTCGTGGGATTGGCAGAGCTATTTCGCTTCGTTTAGCTCACGAAGGATACGACCTTGCATTATTCGGCAGATCAGAGGAGTTATTGAGCTCCCTAACCAATGAAATAAGCAAATATGGAAGGGAAGCTGTTTATTTTGCTGGAGATGTTTCCAATTCAATGTTTGTGAATGAGTCTGTAAATCAAGTTACTCTACAATTTGGTAAAATAGATATTTTAGTAAATAATGCTGGGGTGGCAATATTCAAAACATTTATGGAAAGTTCATTAGATGATTTTAAAGCACAAATAAATACCAATCTTTACGGGGTTTATAATTTTACAAAAGCTGTTCTTCCAAATATGATTGAAAAAAAGGGAGGCACAATTATTAATATTTCATCACTGGCTGGTAAAAATGCATTTGTTGGTGGAACAATGTATGCCGCAAGCAAACATGCCTTAATGGGATTTACAAAATCTTTAATGCTGGAAGTGAGAAATCATAATATAAGAGTTGCGGCGGTTTGTCCAGGTTCTGTTGGAACCGAAATGCTGGCCGGTACACCTTTAGAGCCGGAAAATTTATCTAAAGTTTTAACACCGGATGATGTAGCCCAAACTGTTTCAGCTATTATTCAACTTCCGCCGCATGCTCTTATTAGTGAGGTTGAAGTTCGTCCTACTAATCCAAGATAA
- a CDS encoding SDR family NAD(P)-dependent oxidoreductase encodes MTVTKKDTVWITGASSGIGKSLVKKFTSNNIHVTATSRRLNELEKLKNEINNLDLISIERVDMSSRTSIEMMISNFSDKFNFVGLINNAGITSFSKAADDSVEKIEEIINTNLLGAIYAIKSVLQDMLNSKNGTIINILSVVTKRIFTASSAYSASKNGLLAYTNVLREELRENNIRIINISPGATATPIWPEKVLSSKISKMMNADDIADLIFTLYKNKSNLVAEDITIRPISGDL; translated from the coding sequence ATGACTGTAACAAAAAAAGATACAGTTTGGATTACTGGTGCTAGTTCAGGGATTGGTAAGAGCCTGGTTAAAAAATTCACATCAAATAATATTCATGTTACCGCAACTTCCAGAAGACTCAACGAATTAGAAAAACTGAAAAATGAAATTAATAATTTAGATCTCATTAGTATTGAAAGAGTAGACATGAGTTCGCGTACCTCAATTGAAATGATGATTTCAAATTTTAGTGACAAATTTAATTTCGTTGGTTTAATAAATAATGCTGGTATTACCTCTTTTTCCAAAGCCGCAGATGATTCTGTCGAAAAAATTGAAGAAATAATAAATACAAACCTATTGGGAGCAATTTACGCTATTAAATCTGTTCTTCAGGATATGTTGAACTCAAAAAATGGTACAATAATTAATATTTTATCTGTAGTTACAAAAAGAATTTTTACCGCTAGCAGCGCTTATTCAGCTTCAAAAAATGGTTTATTGGCCTATACAAACGTTCTTAGGGAAGAATTGAGAGAAAATAATATTCGAATTATCAATATTTCACCTGGAGCCACGGCCACTCCGATTTGGCCGGAGAAGGTTCTTTCCTCAAAAATCAGTAAAATGATGAACGCCGATGACATTGCCGATTTGATATTTACTTTATATAAAAATAAGAGCAATTTAGTAGCGGAAGATATAACAATAAGACCAATAAGTGGGGATTTATGA
- a CDS encoding RNA polymerase sigma factor, translating to MANEEDFELINKFIGGDETAYNKLVKKYQKRIYWQARQMLGNHHDADEITQEVFLVIYRKINGFNFLSSFYTWVYKIVNTRCLNEIKRRNIRKFFSIDDDATLELKNERDFIYDIETKEKVKTITNALQKIPVKQREVFVLRNFNELSYEEISKMTGKSVGGLKANYFHALRKVLELTNEK from the coding sequence ATGGCGAACGAGGAAGATTTTGAACTTATAAATAAATTCATCGGTGGTGATGAAACAGCCTACAATAAATTGGTAAAAAAGTACCAAAAAAGAATTTACTGGCAGGCTCGTCAGATGTTAGGCAATCATCACGATGCCGATGAAATTACTCAGGAAGTTTTTTTGGTGATTTACAGAAAAATTAATGGATTCAATTTTCTTTCCTCCTTCTATACATGGGTTTATAAAATAGTAAATACAAGATGCTTGAATGAAATTAAGAGAAGGAATATCAGAAAGTTCTTTTCGATCGATGATGATGCGACACTTGAATTAAAAAATGAGAGAGATTTTATATACGACATTGAAACAAAGGAAAAAGTTAAAACTATTACCAACGCACTTCAAAAAATACCCGTTAAACAACGGGAGGTTTTTGTGCTGAGAAATTTTAATGAACTTTCGTATGAAGAGATTTCGAAGATGACAGGAAAAAGTGTTGGGGGATTAAAGGCAAATTATTTTCATGCTTTAAGAAAAGTACTGGAGTTGACAAATGAAAAATAA
- a CDS encoding M28 family peptidase, producing MKKILFLLIIISGINYSQDRTVSKEITAQEIKDHVYFLASDEMKGRFTGSAEELLAAEYIKTCFEAAGLRPLFNGSWFQEFSFIEKVELSNKNSFNYSPRKKKNLFTLSNDFTVIGFSSNTTVSAPIVFAGYGISAPTLNYDDYSGIDVKDKIVLVMRNHPEHDSSRSAFDRFASLRNKAKNAQEKGAKGIIFINGIYPKNEDALPNPKYDGARAMNDFAVVQMKRELGIELFSDNGLDFESIQKNIDLNKKPNSFLLENLSAQITTDLKEVEKTARNVGGMLEGNDPVLKNEVVVVGGHYDHLGIDQLSESSMYKGTDKQIHNGADDNASGTTGVIEVAEKLSFMKDKIKRTYYFTAFSGEELGLLGSAYLTNNFPTDISNTAAMLNMDMIGRINEENRLTVIGAGTSSKWKDILNAKNNYNLNLAFSDGGSGGSDHQAFSNKNIPVLFFFTGTHTDYHKPSDDADKINYEGQEKVLNFVFDVALALDELKEKPDYVKVAEPTNRGMGRSRVSIGTVPEFGWNGEGYKLSGVTEGGSAAKAGLKSGDIIVKFGAKKVSNIYDFMYAVQDFKPGDTVDVVVLRDGKEETFSLELVAR from the coding sequence ATGAAAAAAATTCTTTTTCTTCTAATTATTATATCCGGCATCAATTATTCCCAAGATAGAACCGTTTCAAAAGAAATTACAGCGCAAGAAATAAAAGACCATGTTTATTTTTTAGCTTCCGATGAAATGAAAGGAAGATTTACAGGTTCAGCAGAGGAGTTACTAGCGGCTGAATATATTAAAACATGTTTCGAAGCAGCAGGGTTAAGGCCACTTTTTAATGGGAGCTGGTTTCAAGAATTTTCTTTTATCGAAAAAGTTGAACTCAGCAACAAAAATTCCTTTAATTATTCACCAAGAAAAAAGAAAAATCTGTTTACACTCAGCAATGATTTTACAGTCATTGGCTTTTCCAGTAACACAACTGTTTCCGCTCCAATAGTTTTTGCGGGTTATGGAATTTCAGCGCCTACTTTAAATTATGACGACTACTCAGGCATCGATGTAAAAGATAAAATAGTATTAGTGATGCGGAATCACCCAGAGCACGATTCTTCTCGATCAGCATTCGATCGATTCGCATCGCTGCGAAATAAGGCAAAAAATGCTCAGGAAAAGGGGGCTAAAGGAATTATTTTCATTAATGGCATTTACCCAAAAAATGAGGACGCACTCCCCAATCCAAAATATGACGGTGCACGGGCAATGAACGATTTTGCAGTCGTACAGATGAAAAGAGAATTGGGTATCGAACTATTCAGTGATAACGGTTTGGATTTTGAGTCCATTCAAAAAAATATTGACTTGAATAAAAAACCCAATTCATTCTTGCTAGAGAATTTATCAGCCCAAATTACAACCGACTTAAAAGAGGTTGAGAAAACTGCAAGAAATGTAGGCGGAATGCTTGAAGGTAATGATCCGGTATTAAAAAATGAAGTAGTTGTTGTTGGCGGACATTATGATCATCTTGGGATTGATCAATTATCCGAATCATCCATGTATAAAGGAACTGATAAACAAATTCACAACGGAGCTGATGATAATGCATCAGGCACAACTGGAGTTATTGAGGTTGCCGAAAAATTATCTTTTATGAAAGATAAAATTAAAAGAACTTATTACTTTACCGCATTTTCAGGTGAGGAATTGGGATTGCTCGGATCGGCATATCTAACAAATAATTTCCCAACCGATATTTCCAATACTGCCGCTATGCTCAATATGGATATGATTGGAAGAATTAATGAAGAAAATAGATTAACTGTAATTGGTGCTGGGACTTCTTCAAAGTGGAAAGATATTTTAAATGCAAAAAATAATTATAACCTGAATTTAGCATTTAGTGATGGCGGTTCTGGCGGCAGCGATCATCAAGCATTTTCAAATAAAAATATTCCAGTTTTATTTTTCTTTACCGGAACACACACAGATTACCACAAACCTTCTGATGATGCTGATAAAATTAATTATGAAGGACAGGAAAAAGTATTAAATTTTGTTTTTGATGTAGCCCTCGCACTTGATGAATTGAAGGAGAAACCAGACTATGTAAAAGTTGCTGAACCGACAAATAGAGGAATGGGAAGATCGCGTGTTTCTATTGGTACTGTTCCCGAATTTGGTTGGAATGGTGAAGGTTATAAATTGAGCGGCGTTACAGAAGGTGGCTCTGCCGCAAAAGCGGGACTTAAATCGGGAGATATAATTGTGAAATTCGGTGCAAAAAAAGTATCCAACATTTATGATTTTATGTACGCGGTTCAAGATTTCAAACCCGGTGATACAGTTGATGTCGTTGTTTTAAGGGATGGAAAAGAAGAAACATTTTCTTTAGAATTAGTAGCCCGCTAG
- the folE gene encoding GTP cyclohydrolase I FolE, with the protein MNLEIIEKNVKNILGEIGEDLSREGLLKTPHRVAKAYQFLTQGYSKNIEQILNGAIFNEKYDEMVIVKDIDFYSMCEHHLLPFYGKVHVAYVPNGKIVGLSKIPRIVDAFSQRLQVQERMTQEIADTIEKYLSPRGVAVVVEGLHMCMMMRGVQKQNSITATSAMHGIFKEDARTRVEFLNLIKNKNL; encoded by the coding sequence GTGAATCTTGAGATAATCGAAAAAAATGTTAAAAATATTTTAGGTGAAATTGGTGAGGACCTTTCCCGTGAAGGTTTGTTGAAAACTCCGCATCGTGTTGCGAAAGCATACCAATTTCTGACACAAGGTTATTCGAAAAATATTGAACAAATATTAAACGGCGCTATTTTCAATGAGAAGTATGATGAAATGGTTATTGTAAAAGATATAGATTTTTATAGCATGTGCGAACATCATTTACTTCCTTTTTATGGAAAAGTTCATGTGGCGTATGTTCCAAATGGTAAAATTGTTGGTTTAAGTAAGATACCTAGAATTGTTGATGCATTTTCTCAACGATTGCAAGTTCAGGAGAGAATGACACAAGAAATTGCCGATACTATTGAAAAGTATCTTTCTCCCCGTGGAGTAGCCGTTGTTGTTGAAGGACTTCATATGTGCATGATGATGAGAGGAGTACAAAAACAAAATTCAATTACTGCAACCAGCGCAATGCATGGAATATTCAAAGAAGACGCACGAACAAGAGTTGAATTTCTTAATCTAATTAAAAACAAAAATTTATGA
- a CDS encoding dodecin domain-containing protein — MSKSFEIIERVGVSTEGANEAIREVILESNTEKKVSWFEVLEQRGRVTSEGKVEFQVRVRIGRKLID, encoded by the coding sequence ATGTCGAAGTCATTCGAAATAATAGAACGAGTAGGAGTTTCAACAGAGGGAGCAAACGAAGCAATTCGTGAAGTAATTCTGGAATCAAATACAGAAAAAAAAGTTTCTTGGTTTGAGGTTTTAGAACAGAGGGGAAGAGTTACTTCGGAGGGAAAAGTTGAATTTCAAGTTCGTGTTCGAATTGGTAGAAAATTAATCGACTAA
- a CDS encoding periplasmic heavy metal sensor, translating into MKKLTFILTIVFLLGPNLLSAQPSHRGKDNQERNNFRQILNLTSEQEVKMNSEKIRFQKQILDYRNKIQNYRLDIKEMMLGNQFDEQKFLKLNEDILKTETELKMERNKHWLNVYKMLDSDQQKSWIKNYGNLKKHLREGIAQKDCCKGNKRMKRESKN; encoded by the coding sequence ATGAAAAAGTTAACATTCATTCTCACAATAGTTTTTCTATTGGGGCCCAACCTATTAAGCGCACAACCATCACACCGCGGTAAAGATAATCAAGAACGGAATAATTTCAGACAAATCCTAAATCTCACTTCAGAACAGGAAGTAAAGATGAATAGTGAAAAAATACGCTTCCAAAAACAAATTCTAGATTACCGTAACAAAATTCAAAATTATCGTTTAGATATTAAAGAAATGATGCTGGGCAATCAATTTGATGAGCAAAAATTCTTAAAGCTGAATGAAGATATATTAAAAACTGAAACTGAGCTAAAAATGGAACGGAATAAACATTGGTTAAATGTTTATAAAATGCTCGATTCAGACCAACAAAAAAGTTGGATTAAAAATTACGGGAATTTGAAAAAACACTTAAGGGAGGGAATTGCACAAAAAGATTGTTGTAAAGGGAATAAAAGAATGAAAAGAGAGAGCAAAAATTAA
- the bcp gene encoding thioredoxin-dependent thiol peroxidase, protein MLEVGHKAPNFTLPDSEGIKVSLSDFKDQNVILYFYPKDMTSGCTQEACDFRDLFPKFEKMNAVIIGISIDSVAMHKKFVEKYDLPFILLADEDKKVVEKYGVWKEKSMYGKKYMGIERTTFIIGTDGKIKRIFPKVKVAGHADEVLFLMKDLR, encoded by the coding sequence ATGTTAGAAGTTGGTCACAAAGCCCCAAATTTTACACTCCCCGATAGCGAAGGTATAAAAGTTTCGCTGTCAGATTTTAAAGATCAAAATGTAATCCTCTACTTTTATCCCAAAGATATGACCAGCGGGTGCACACAGGAAGCATGCGATTTTAGAGATCTCTTCCCAAAATTCGAAAAAATGAATGCCGTGATAATTGGCATTAGTATCGATTCAGTTGCTATGCATAAAAAATTTGTTGAAAAGTACGATCTCCCTTTTATTCTACTCGCTGATGAAGATAAAAAAGTTGTTGAAAAATATGGTGTATGGAAAGAAAAAAGTATGTACGGAAAAAAATATATGGGAATTGAGAGAACAACTTTTATAATCGGTACGGATGGGAAAATCAAAAGAATATTCCCAAAGGTTAAAGTTGCTGGGCATGCTGATGAGGTATTGTTTTTAATGAAGGACTTAAGATGA
- a CDS encoding 6-carboxytetrahydropterin synthase produces the protein MIYVSRREVFSSAHRLYNETLSAEENFALFGKCANANGHGHNYTLEVIVAGEVDPKTGYLIDLKLLKNIIRENIINKVDHKNLNMDVDFLAGKIPTAEVIAISIWDELKDKIPSGKLYCVRLRETENNYVEYKGE, from the coding sequence ATGATTTACGTTTCGAGGAGAGAAGTATTCAGTTCAGCACATAGGTTGTACAATGAAACACTTAGTGCTGAGGAGAATTTTGCTTTGTTTGGTAAATGCGCGAATGCTAATGGTCATGGGCATAATTACACACTTGAAGTAATTGTGGCTGGTGAAGTTGATCCCAAAACCGGATACTTGATTGATCTCAAATTGCTTAAAAATATTATTCGTGAAAATATTATTAATAAAGTTGACCACAAAAATCTCAATATGGATGTAGATTTTTTGGCAGGAAAAATTCCTACAGCAGAAGTTATTGCTATTTCAATTTGGGACGAATTAAAAGATAAAATTCCCAGCGGCAAGTTATACTGCGTACGGTTACGCGAGACAGAGAATAATTATGTTGAATATAAAGGGGAGTAA
- a CDS encoding redoxin domain-containing protein has translation MALKIGDKAPDFSLKDTSNETHTLSNYNGKKNVLLLFFPAVGTGVCEKELCSTRDSMKDYESVEAQVFGISVDMPFSQKLWVDKYNFNFPLLSDFNKEVAKLYDAFYENWLPGKWDLKGVAKRSAFVIDKNGIIQYAEVLENAGEEPNYNAIHEALKKIA, from the coding sequence ATGGCACTAAAAATTGGTGATAAAGCACCCGATTTTTCATTAAAAGATACCTCAAATGAAACACATACTTTGAGTAATTATAACGGAAAAAAAAATGTACTTCTTTTATTTTTCCCTGCAGTTGGTACTGGAGTTTGTGAAAAGGAATTATGCTCAACCAGAGATAGCATGAAAGATTACGAATCCGTAGAGGCTCAAGTATTTGGTATTAGTGTTGATATGCCTTTCTCTCAAAAACTTTGGGTTGATAAATATAATTTCAATTTTCCACTTTTGAGTGATTTTAACAAAGAAGTAGCAAAATTATATGATGCATTCTATGAAAATTGGTTGCCAGGGAAGTGGGACTTAAAAGGTGTCGCTAAAAGATCGGCTTTCGTTATCGATAAAAATGGCATAATTCAATATGCTGAAGTATTGGAAAACGCCGGCGAAGAACCAAATTATAACGCAATTCATGAAGCTCTCAAAAAAATTGCTTAA
- a CDS encoding TonB-dependent receptor — protein sequence MKKVLLLIFVYAVILAQPVEKSDSLKYNLNQVTITATRYTEPLIEIPFSISIINEGLSTIKGYGFDEILNSAPGVLAQSRAGNQDVRVTIRGFGARGAGDRSNSGTSRGIRVLVDGIPETEPDGRTSFDLIDLGLSSSIEVVRSNASSIWGNASGGVINISMVPSSNKSFAEIIHSIGSFGFKQTRLKSLANLENGKVFLNISNSSFAGWRKNSSSYRTLVNIGVLTSFNSRSNLNIFASAVSNMFHVPGPLTESQYNNNPQSSNLFYSARDERRHNKIGKLGFTFEYKFDEQNSIDFMSFISPKYLQRSERGTFRDFTRYFAGGNLIYKNQSTFGDSFGNYFVAGIDEAYQDGAILFYNLSASNGRGDKLRTNKREGANNFGAFLQNEIIYDDKLSLIAGGRYDAVTYYSENYLDPGIGLNEKVFEKFTPKVGLTYRITPSISLFTNIGGGVEVPAGNETDPLSTFGDDKLFLLNPLLEPIISTTYEFGTKQIWYWGDENFMRYLMLELSAYRINIENDIVPYGGGAFYLTSGKSHRDGVELFTEAEFKQRLKLKASFTYLNSKYDEYLVDSLHYKKSGATANYSGNKTAGIPESFYNLTIEYKPEFLKHVLFSYTFGGTSSYYVDDANKVKVPSSSISNIKLALIKPLDLVGGIYLTGFISVNNLFNTKYVSSSFINPDIMGGEAYYIEPGLPRNYLFSISLGVN from the coding sequence ATGAAAAAAGTTCTTCTTCTAATTTTTGTTTATGCGGTGATTCTTGCTCAACCAGTCGAGAAAAGTGATTCACTAAAATACAATCTTAATCAAGTTACAATTACAGCAACAAGATATACTGAACCATTAATAGAAATTCCATTTTCCATTTCAATAATAAATGAGGGATTATCAACTATCAAAGGATACGGCTTCGATGAGATTTTGAATAGTGCCCCCGGTGTGCTGGCGCAGTCGCGCGCAGGGAATCAAGATGTTCGGGTAACGATTAGGGGATTTGGAGCCAGAGGGGCTGGTGATAGATCAAATTCGGGCACTTCCAGAGGGATTAGAGTGCTGGTAGATGGTATTCCCGAAACTGAACCTGATGGAAGAACATCGTTTGATTTAATTGACTTGGGGCTTTCATCTTCAATCGAAGTTGTTCGCTCTAATGCATCTTCTATTTGGGGAAATGCTTCGGGGGGAGTTATTAATATTTCTATGGTCCCTTCAAGTAATAAATCATTCGCCGAAATAATCCATTCGATTGGCTCATTCGGTTTTAAGCAAACCAGATTAAAATCACTGGCCAATCTTGAAAATGGCAAAGTATTTTTAAATATATCTAATTCTTCTTTTGCTGGATGGCGTAAGAATTCATCAAGCTACCGAACTCTTGTAAATATTGGAGTTCTTACCTCATTTAATTCTCGAAGCAATCTCAACATTTTTGCTTCAGCTGTTTCAAACATGTTTCATGTACCCGGACCATTAACGGAGAGCCAATATAATAATAACCCTCAATCATCTAATTTATTTTACTCCGCAAGGGATGAAAGAAGGCATAATAAAATTGGAAAGTTAGGATTTACTTTTGAATATAAATTCGATGAGCAAAACTCGATAGATTTTATGAGTTTTATTTCGCCTAAATATCTTCAAAGATCAGAGAGAGGAACTTTTCGTGATTTCACGAGATATTTTGCCGGCGGTAATTTGATTTATAAAAACCAATCCACATTTGGAGATTCATTTGGTAATTATTTTGTGGCGGGAATTGATGAAGCATATCAAGATGGAGCGATTTTATTTTATAATCTTTCTGCTTCAAATGGCAGAGGAGATAAATTGCGTACTAATAAAAGAGAGGGGGCGAATAATTTTGGTGCCTTCTTGCAGAATGAAATTATTTATGATGACAAATTAAGTTTAATCGCCGGCGGCAGGTATGACGCGGTAACTTATTATTCCGAAAATTATTTGGATCCTGGCATTGGTTTAAATGAAAAAGTTTTTGAAAAGTTTACACCAAAGGTTGGATTGACATACCGCATTACACCATCAATAAGCCTTTTCACTAATATTGGCGGTGGTGTTGAGGTACCGGCCGGTAATGAAACTGATCCACTTTCTACATTTGGAGATGATAAATTATTCTTATTAAATCCATTACTAGAACCAATAATTTCAACTACCTATGAATTTGGTACAAAACAAATATGGTATTGGGGTGATGAAAATTTTATGCGCTATTTAATGCTAGAACTTTCCGCATATCGAATTAATATAGAGAACGATATAGTTCCATATGGAGGGGGAGCGTTTTATTTAACTTCAGGAAAATCTCACAGGGATGGAGTTGAATTATTTACCGAAGCTGAATTTAAACAAAGACTAAAGTTAAAAGCATCATTTACATATTTAAATTCTAAATACGATGAATATCTAGTCGATTCACTTCACTATAAAAAATCTGGTGCTACAGCAAATTATAGCGGGAACAAAACAGCAGGAATTCCGGAGAGCTTTTACAATTTAACAATAGAATACAAACCTGAATTTTTAAAACATGTTTTGTTTTCTTACACATTTGGTGGAACAAGCAGTTATTATGTTGATGACGCAAATAAAGTTAAAGTCCCTTCAAGCTCAATTTCGAACATCAAACTGGCACTTATTAAGCCATTAGATTTAGTAGGAGGAATTTACCTAACCGGATTTATTTCTGTCAATAATTTATTCAATACTAAATATGTTTCTTCATCTTTCATCAATCCAGATATAATGGGAGGAGAGGCATACTACATTGAACCCGGATTGCCTCGTAATTATTTATTCTCGATTAGTTTGGGTGTGAATTAA
- a CDS encoding HDOD domain-containing protein → MNKIIIFNPSKSVDFKLNAKIQRSDCLCQQVNSVEEFERIIFTELHSIIIVVHDDSILLSDSIDKAIEPNKNNYVIVLTNKNKFNQTYLKHAHRILPLDIDDLKLNRCIDDLLRLKQNAYPGEIILKIRNMGSIPILPEIYIRLERELNKPVVSNIRIAEILSSDAVIVAKILHIAHSAFFNMPEGMLDLTYAINLLGINIVKTIVLHSKIFMLKDFSEPAREVLKKIGKHSIEVAKLSKKILENEEASKQEIETAYIAGLLHDIGKVLFVQFADDKKSIDYFPHANQVNTTIKEYELFEMNHVDAGLYILTLWGFNNDILEAVKFHHQLDMVIDKKISVKASIYLANLLAYKDRNSVNELPVQIKEKVIPLLIA, encoded by the coding sequence ATGAACAAAATTATTATTTTCAACCCTAGTAAGAGTGTTGATTTCAAACTTAACGCTAAAATTCAGAGAAGCGATTGCCTCTGCCAACAGGTGAATAGTGTTGAAGAATTTGAGAGGATAATTTTTACTGAACTACATTCCATAATAATAGTTGTTCATGATGATTCAATCCTATTATCAGATTCAATTGATAAAGCAATTGAGCCGAATAAAAACAATTATGTAATTGTACTGACAAATAAGAATAAATTTAACCAAACTTATTTAAAGCATGCCCATAGAATATTACCTCTGGATATTGATGATCTGAAACTAAACCGATGCATTGATGATCTGCTGCGATTAAAACAAAATGCGTACCCGGGAGAAATAATACTGAAAATTAGAAACATGGGGAGCATTCCAATCCTTCCCGAAATTTATATTCGTCTGGAAAGAGAACTTAACAAGCCGGTTGTTTCAAATATTCGTATCGCTGAAATATTATCAAGCGATGCAGTAATAGTTGCTAAAATTCTGCATATAGCACACTCTGCCTTTTTTAATATGCCCGAAGGTATGCTTGATTTAACCTACGCCATTAATCTGCTAGGAATAAATATTGTTAAAACTATTGTTCTGCATTCAAAAATATTTATGCTAAAAGATTTTTCTGAACCAGCGAGAGAAGTTCTCAAAAAAATTGGAAAGCACTCAATTGAAGTTGCTAAGCTTTCTAAAAAAATTCTTGAAAATGAAGAAGCATCTAAGCAGGAAATAGAGACAGCATACATCGCCGGTTTGCTGCATGATATTGGGAAGGTACTTTTTGTTCAATTTGCCGACGATAAGAAGAGTATTGATTATTTCCCTCATGCTAATCAAGTTAATACTACAATTAAAGAATATGAACTATTCGAAATGAATCATGTTGATGCGGGTTTATATATTCTTACACTTTGGGGTTTTAATAATGATATTCTTGAGGCAGTAAAGTTTCATCATCAACTTGATATGGTAATAGATAAAAAAATATCAGTAAAGGCATCTATTTATTTGGCTAATTTACTCGCTTATAAGGATAGGAATTCAGTAAATGAACTACCCGTTCAAATTAAAGAAAAGGTCATCCCATTATTAATTGCTTAA